ataaataaataaacttaagacaaATACACGAAATACAAAGCTCTCCAAGCTATGGCCTCTGCTGCTCTCTGGCCTCATCTCTCactactccccccaccccacttcagaAGTGTTTCAGGGTTACTCTTGAATTTTTGGTGCCTTGtccagtgccaggcacatagaaGGCAAACAAGTAAATGCACGTGGagtgaaagataaataaagatcTCAGCTTCACGTAACACATCCTCTCAAAATGGGCTTCCCCTACCGATGAGGCACACAGGCAAATTCAAACCCTCCAATAGTTTTGTGTCACCCATCCCCAGAGAAATTAATGTCAAAAAAGActtataaaggaaaggaaaaatatagcattagtaaaacaaattttgtaaaaagaataattaacaaCTTATTACAACGTATTTAAGGGtcctattttcctttaaaactgtGCTTCAAAAGTGTAAACTCTGTCCTTAGTCGTTTAGTGTTTGCTTACATTTGGCAGTTTTAATAAAGGCATATTTTAAGACAATGCGAGATTCATGGTTATGAATCTGGGGAGGAGGCCGACAGAAGAGATGCTGTTAGAATCTTAATGGCCTGGTGACTGGAAGGCCCTTGAACCTGAAGTGCTCTACCCCCACCTGGTGGTACAATCAGAAAACTGTCAAACTAACGtttcaaagctttaaaaatggaGCGCGCACATTCTACAAAATGACAGTGAGGAGGTGACTGCAGTTGTTACAGAGTGCTTCCCCCCTCAGGATGTTTACTCTTTGTCGTTGCCTTACAGTCAAACCTTCTAAGCCCCTTTGCAGCATCCAAGGACTACCAGAAACTGGCCATCCTATATCTCTTTCTTGCCTCTCGGTCCTTGGGACACCTTCCCCTGTGTACTACTGGTATAAAGTTGAAGGAGGAGACATCGTCCCAGTGAAAGAAAACTTCAGTAAGTACAGCCCTCTGTggaccctgggtggcttagtcagttaagcttctgactcttggtttcagctcaggtcatgatctcacagtttcatgagtttgagtcccgggtcgggctctgtgctgacagcacggagcctgcttggaattctctgtctccctccctctctgccctcccttactcatgctgtctctttctctctctcaggataaataaactttaaaaaaaagtaccgtcctccacagcccctggcaaggtgtggtgtgtgtggttggCTGACAGTATGTGTGTGGGGCTGGTTGCTCATCTTTAGAACTCAGTCTTCAATTTTTCTGGAAAGGGGATGTCAAAAGATCTCCTAACAAGATGACTATGGTCTGGTCTTATCCCCAGCCTGTAGAAGTCAAGCCTGTTTTTGGCTCGGAGGTGGTGGGTATGGAGAGAATAGGGATGGTTCCAGATGGGCTACCTTTGGAATAGTCCCACAGGGTCTAGTTGGATCCAGAACATCTCCGGGAAGGGAGGCCAATGTAGGGATGTGGGTGGGAATTGAGCAATTCTGCTACATTGTTATGATCTGTCGCCACATAAGAGATTTCAAAAGTCTGTTTCCTGTTTCTGACAGACCCAGCCACCGGGATTTTGGTTATTGGAAATCTGACCAATTTTGAACAAGGTTATTACCTGTGCACTGCTATCAACAACCTTGGCAATAGTTCCTGCGAAATTGACCTAACTTCTTCACGTGAGTTGATCATCCAACTTCAATAGTTTCTCCTTAGGTCAAGTATCCTGGGCCTGCCAACCCAGTAAATGAATTAGGATCCCTGGTTagtccttcctgcctttctggaGACTTTGGTGGTTTATTTATAGGTTGATATGATGAATTACTATCCTAAAATCTAATAACTTAATATGTGCTGTAATCTGCCCTAagtcatttacaaaaattttgtTTAGCCCTCATAACATTTCTAGAAAGTAGATATTActatttagtaaataaaacagCAGCCCCATTGATATTACCAGAACGAATTTTCTTTGTGATGCTGTTGGTGAATCCTGGTGAAACTAGCAATCTGTGTCACATACGGAGCTCACAAACTTTCCAGTTCATCAGTAATTTGTTAAGATCTGTCtctaataatagcaataatagcaCTTGTACCTACAGCTAATATTTGTGGAGCACAAATGGTGTGCCAGATACATGGCCAGGTGTGGTGAGCGTTATCTCACTCAATCCTCCAACCACCCTGCTGAGGAGGCACAATGTACTGTTAGCCTAATTTTACTGAAAAGGAGACTGAAACTCAaggagttaagtgacttgcccaaggtcatccagtTAGTGACTGGCACAGCCAGGATGCCTTTAAACCACAAcctctcaggggtgcctgggtggctcagtctgttcagcttccaactcctgattttggctcaggttatgacctcacagtcatgagatccagccctccactgggctctgtcctggttgtggaacctgcttgggattctcaatctctctctctctctctctctttctctctgccctcccccgcttataGGTGCACGtccacatgctctctttctatcaaaacaaaacaaaacacccaaaacaaaCACAACCTTCCAGTTCAAAGGTGCTCAGTTACTAAGCACAGAGTTGAGGGCCCGGAGTTGTAAAATTGGGCCAATCGGGGGCAAGCTGTCACAAGGGCTACCTTGCCACACCTTTGAATGGTCACTTAATAACACTTAGGATCATGTCACCTATTCATTATTTCTAACTCACTTGGATCTGTGACTTAAGCATATACCGTATCCAGGTGGCCAGTTCCCTTGGACCATTGCTCTCCTGTGAAGTTAAGGTTTCTTCCTTCCACTTGTCCTGAATCAaacactttctctctgcccctccccccactctctctcaaaataaataaagaaacttgaaaacaaagaGGTGAGAGTTTtacaagggcgcctggggggccaagtcccttaagcatccaactcttaatttcagttcaggtcatgagctcacggttcttgagtttgagccctgtgttgggctctgcgctgacagtgcagagcctacttgggatcctctctctctctctctctctctctctctctttctctattccttccttgcttgtgctctctctctctctaaaaataaataaataaacttaagaaaaaacaaaaacattttgcaaTTCCAGGTTGCTTCTTCATTCAGCTAATTTCTATTCAAAGGTGAAGGGACATCTTTTTGGTCTTTGTCTGTGTTCTCATTCTACCACAGTCCCTTGATCATTTCTTCTGTGTGTCTCTATATCTTTCCCAATCCTGTTTTGCTTTTCCAAGGGTACAGTTATACTGCACATGTAGAGACTCAGCAGTTGTACTTGAACCTTGCTTCCactcaaatacttttttaaatgattttggcATTTGACTGCCTGCtcacttccccttcccttcccttcccttcccttcccttcccttcccttctcttccctccctgcttccctatCTTCCTCCCTCAAAAATTAATTGGATATCTACTATTTGCCAGGAACTATCATAGGTGATAGAGATACAGAGGTTAGTAAGATACATGTCTTACACTCAAGAACTCACAGTTTAACTAGAAGGACACAGTAAAATGTCTTAAATGCTATAATAGTGGTCTGTACAGGGTCTCTAGGACACCAAAGAAGAAACAATTATGCTTATAGAACCCAGGCAACTCTACCAAAAAAAGTGCTACTTGAGCTGGATCTTGAAAGAACTTGCAAAACCTGTTTCTTTATCTAGAAAATAGGGATGAAGGTGAAAGGCAGGAGAGGGATGACAGTACAGCAGCAGGCTTAGGAGAACGAACAGTCCatgctgggggaggaggatggagggCTCCAGAAGGGACGTCTCcaagggggaaaaacataagaaaccaataaagggcacctgggtagctcagttagttaagcttctgactttgactcaggtcatgatctcatgctttgtgagttcaagccccgcttcaggtaaacatgagccctgcttctggtgagccccgcttctctctctttctgcacccccccctccacaacaaaaaagaaaccgaTAGATTATCTGACCTATGTAAATCTAAGAAAAGGACTTTTAATAGTTTGGGTGGAAATTTGGGGGGTTAGtagtaatacatttaaaaaaaaaatccccaaatgaaGTAATAATGAACTTCAATGAAAAATTGTAAATGTACCAGaatcataatatatatactatgttcCAAAGCTGTGAACATTTGCATACTGCAAACTTTGATATAAAAACAACTTGTGCTATATATATTATCAGGAgaatgtgggtggggggtgggtataAGAATACAATCTTCACCTTCCAGGGTAGGAAGTCatcaaaaaaggacaaaaattggAGAATTAGAACAAGCATAATAGAAACATGGGGGCAAATatcaagatgatttaaaaaaaagagagagagatgagtggtTGCCTCTAGTGAATGGgacacagagatggggagaggagaaggaagggactgCTGTTTCTTTGCTAGAAGTCTAGTCAAATCATTCATTTCACTTTGCAATTTACACGCATGGATTCCTTTAACCATAAAAAGTCGAAATGATGATCAACGAACTCAACTAGCCTCTTATCTCAAAGTATAAGATGTTCAGTCTTATTTGAAGGGAGGCAGATGGGGACGGGCCCCCTGGAGCTCAGACAGGGTCCCCCAGGGACAGAACTTTAGTGCTGGAAGGTCTGGTGCTCAGCTGGGTCATCTCACATTTGTTGGGTTGTTCCATAGACTGATCTAATAAACCAGATGCCTGTTCATGGAAAGGGGCACATCTTTTTCCAGTGGTCGGAATGCACGAGGCTCCTTGGGGAGCATGGAATCTGTGGGAGAGGTTTTTAGGGAACTACTTCACCTATGCTCTGAATAAGCCTGGCGAAACGTCCCTGCCTGTAACAGAGGTCATTTCTCTGGTTACCAGATTGTAGCTCCACAGGTTTTCATTGGTCAAGAAGATGCCcattgatggggtgcctgggtggttcagttggttgagtgtccgactcttggttttggctcaggtcatgatcccagggtcgggggatcaagtcccacattggtctccatgctgagtgtggaacctgcttgggattctctctctctgtctctctctgcccctcccctgtgtgtgtgtgtgtgtgtgtgtgtgtgtgtgtgtgcatgcgcatgcgCATGTGcccatgcacgctctctctctaaataaacattttaaaaaagcaaaaacaagagaAGATGCCCATTGAAAACCCACTTCTCTAAGCCCCATTTTGAAAGTGACCTCCCCCCGTAGGCATATGTCTTCTTATGTGTATCAATGTGAATGGGTAAGCAACATAGTCAAGCCAGTCATCTTTCTTCTCCCCTTATGAGTCTGGCCGAGTTCTCGGGGTTTCCGAGCTCCACAAGTCATTTTCCCACTGTATGAATGCTGTAGATATTCTGCACTGGTCACAAATGCACATGTAAAAGGCAGACAGTACATTCCACTTTACCAACCAGCAGCTTATATCTTCCAGATCCAGAAGTTGGAATCATTTTGGGGGCATTGGTGGGCACCGTAGTAGGTGCCACCATTATCATCTCTGTTGTGTGCTTCGCAAAGAGCAAGGCAAAGgcgaagggaaaggggaaaggaaggaagagaaattcgAAAACCACCACAGAACTTGAGTAAGATCTTATTTTGTTGCCTTTACTTGACAGCTCTTCCTAATTGCTCTTTTTAGCTTAACATGTTGGGGGTATCTTTCTGCTCACTCTCACTGCTTATATGGAGAACGATGATGGCCACCATTTCTTGAGACCTGTGTGCCAGACTCCGTTCTAAGCGCTTTATGTGTATCAACTCATTGAACCACTGCAACAACCCTTTTAGGTCTAAGAAAATGTGTTAATATATCATGCTGATATACTCGTCTTTCTACCAACATggtcataaaaaaataatttttcacatttttcctggAACAAGAGGACCATGAAGGCAAGAGTGCCTGTGGCCCATGGAAATCGGCATGTGGCTCTGACCACAGCCCACTCTCTTGACCACTctgctatttcttcttgaatgtgTATCACACTCgttcctttgtttctctctccatttctatgCTTCCACAACTATGTATTGTATTGTGCACAACTATGTATGTATTGTGCTAGATAGAGTGAGAGCTAGCGGTGGCTCAGAGCCATGGATTTGGCCCTCAAACACATTATTTAGACCCTTTCGTCCTGACATTACTTTTCCTACCTTTTGAATACTGGCTTTTCTCTCTTGAACTCTCTTTATATTGTTGAGATCTATCCTTTCTGGTCAGGAGACAAAATGAACTCGTGGTCTGACAATGAGTCAGAATATTAGAAATCACAGAGGTCTTGAACAGATTGGAACCCATGGTCACTGAAGCGACACAATCTGTGGTTCCATGTGAAATGGCATACCCTAACTCCTTCTTCCTTGGGCCTTCTTCCTGCAGACCAATGGCAAAGATAAAACAAAGTACAGAGTGCGAGGTCATACCAGCTGAAGACGTTACCCACCTAGAAGCGCCTCTGCCACCTTCCATCCATGAGAATGAACCTGATACCATCCTGGGACCAGATTGTGAGCCTAACCCCGAGCCTGAGCCTGTCCAGGAGCCTGCTCCACAGCCTGCCTTGGGTCCTGAGCCTGTTCTGGTGCCTGAGGTTGAGatagagcaggagcaggagccggagcctgagcctgagcctgagcctgagccCGGGATTGGCATCCAGCCCTTGAGTGGCAAGGAAAAGGGAGCGAATAAGCCATAGGCCGGTAGCCTAAGTAGTGTTCATCACTAAGGAACCCATAATTGGGATTTGGAATTCAGCTAACATAACCAATCTCCCATCACCTCCCTCCATTCTAACCAACCCTCTTCTAACAAGGTGCTCCCACCATCAATCCTAAATAAACAGGTCAAGATAACTACTAAATAAGCACAAGGGTTCCTGCATTACTTATCATTTTACTAACATGTAAGCATAACTAAGGATAAGGCATGTGATTTTTAATTCAGTTGAAAGTGTTTTGTAGCAACATCTACTTTGTATTTCAGAAAACcgtatttctctatttttagctACACTTTGTTACATTCCACATGCACACATGACAAGGTGGCATTAACTGGGGTCCATATTATTTCTATGATCAGCCGTCCAGGCTTCCCTattcattttcacatttcacattGGCCCCAAAGACAAGAGTTTACCAGCATTCTGTCATAgattagaaaaaacaatcctcaaAAATTCCGGAGGAGAATAAGTAAAGGGTACATCTTAATTGGTACATAGCATTTAAAACTAGGTCTTGAAATCAGTGTTTCATTTATCACATTAGATTTCCCAAGGACCCACCCTGCTATACAATATCTTGAGCATagcaacatttttaaataacctaaattttaaattgaaaataatgtaCAGGTAGTACATTCCAGGTAGTAGACAATTCCAAATAGTATTTTCCTTTGGTGAATACACATCATAGGGGATGTACAATTTCACTTTTAATGAGATATTATGTTACTACTGGGTCCGATGCTATCTACTTTGGAAGGGCCAGAAATGGGAAACTGTTTTAAATGAACACCTAAGATCTATTTTAGATAATCTAAACTAATTATTTGATCTGTTTCGCTTTTGGGATATTCCACGTGAATAGATACTATTCTTGTATACATGCTAAATATTAACTAAAGTGCATTGATGTCACCTCTTCTCCACCtgttaaaatgtcttttccaTTGATCATATTTTACCCACGTCCTACCTTGAAGAAATTTATAGGTAGACTTTTTCATCTGTAATCAGAGTTTCTATCTTATTTTGAAGttcaataaataatactaataaaatcTTACTTTAATGCTCCTCAGGTGAATGTTTTATTAACATTATTGACATATACTTTACATACAATAAACCACACCTATTTCCAGTgtataatttgatgagttttgacagatgtaGATACACCCATGAAACCACAATTTAAATAGGGAatttccaggggcatctgggtggcttagttggttaggtgtccgacttcagctcaggtcatgatctcaccttttgtgagttcaggccccacatcgggctctgtgctgacagcttggagcctggagtctgcttcagattctgtgtctccctctctctgcccctcccctgctcacagcactctctctctcaaaaataaataaacaaaagtaataataaatagtgCATTTCCATCAATCCAAAATGTTTCCTATACAATTTTGTGCAATCCCCCCATCACACTGGAactaggcaaccactgatttgcTTTTGATCATTAGAGattagctttgccttttcttgaCCTTTGTACAAAttggatcatacagtatgtacttttttttgtaTCTGACTTCTTTCCAAGGTGAATCgtttttaaatgaagtaatgaATCTCTAACTTACCACATCCAGATTTTCATGTAGAGAATTTTCTTAAGCTGTGAAGCCCTTTACttacttaaaaacttttctttaatgtttatttatttttgagacagagagagagcatgagcagggaaggggctaatagagagggggacacagaatctgaaacagtctccaggccctgagctgtcagcatggagctcaacacagggcttgaacccaggaaccgtgagatcatgacctgagccaaatttggaggcttaaccaactgagccacccaggtgcccctgtgaagcCCTTTATGTAGAGATCATACTTGTACATTAATTCATGTAGAGTCTTTTGTTTTAGGGTAGGTTGAACTTAAAATTAACATTACACATGTCCAGAGCCATGGAGAGAAATAACAGCTTTTACTTAGGTGTTTTCTTTAATGTGTCAATTTTCAGCTACCCCCACTCGCAtgtgcactcttgctctctcaaaaataaataacattaaaaaattttttttaaaaggggtgcctgtgtggctcagtcagttaagcatctgacttcagctcggtcatgacctcacagtcagtgggtttgagtcccacatcaggctctgtgctgacagcacggagcctgcctgggattctctctcttttcctctctctctgccccttccgtgtgctctctctcaaaataaattaaaataaacttaaaaaaatatataattccatttgcattaaatataatattatggTATACAGTATCTTATGGGTCCAGGAAGCAAAATAATGAAGGTTTTAAGAATGATCtaatatttaaagattaaaaactaaaacaccAGCTCTGTGTAAAAATCTCAATGACCAGAACACCAAGGTAGCTGTAATTCACCTATCTCTTCCAGTTTTATAACAGAggcaaatcagaagaaaaaagactAATACATAATAATTACTACACCCCCAAATTTCTGATGGATCAGTGCTGAGCAGGAAAGAAGTCACTCTTGGTGGTCTTTTAGAGCTCTTTCCTTAATAGCAATGTTCTGTTCAAAATACTGGTGAATAGTTgaatcagtggttttcaactttttttgaGGTCACGGATCACCTCAACAATCTGCTGAAAATTCTGGACCCCTCTCcatagaaaaacatttatatacacaaagTGTCATGTACAGTTTTAGATGAATTAAGACTTCCTGGATCCAAGATTAAGAGCTAGTAACttagataaaaacacaaaaggcaCACTTAATAAATCTGTGGATGCCTTCCTCCTGTGGGGGAATGGTTATGATGCTGTGTGACTCAAAATGATCTCCATAGCCTCGAAGCTGAGTTGAAATCAACAAGAATGCAGGGGAAAGActggatttaaaaatatagagtacaggggtgcctgggtagctcagttaagcttctgactcttgatttcagctcaggtcatgatctcatggtttgtgagtttgagccccacgtctcgccctgtgctgatggtgcgaagcctgcttgggtttctctctctctctctctgcccttcccctgctatgtcctctctctctctctctctttctcaaaataaataaactttaaaaaaatatagagacTGCATGTTGTCCATGCAGAAACCTTAGCTGGGCAAAGTTGGGATGTAGGTGAGGTTAATTTGAAGTGGTATCTTTGGATCTCTCCTTTCAGTACCCTTCCTAGCCATCTGGTGTCTTATTTTCCAAACACCCAGGACTCTCATGCAACTACTAGCTCAGTGACCCACTCAGTTTTGCATCCCTCAGGCAGAATTCATTGCTCAGGACCTACCTCTACCCTTgacaccattttaaaaaaaaagcagctgtTTGTTCTGTGACCTGTTCTTGTCTAGTGAACATGATCTTTTATCACCCAGTGATGTCACTTGGATTGATAATGAGTTAGCTCTCTTTTGAGTATTTACCTTTTAGAAGAAGATTATTGAATACAGATAATTACTTAATCCAAAGAGTCTAAATGgtgggggctcttgggtggctcagttggttgagtgttggattcttggtttcagctcaggtcatgatctcgtggtttcatgggtttgagcccacatcaggctctgcactggtagcgtggagcctgcttgggattctctctctccccctctctctctgtccctccccactgctctgtctctgtgtctctcaaaataaataaataagcttaaaaaaagagtctAAATGGTTGGAAAAGAGTCTAAATGGTGGAATTTCACGCACTGGAACAATCCAGAGGGGAGAGATTTCCGGGAAAAGGACCCTTCTCAGCTCTTCTCACATTAAACCATATGGGTTAACCATCTACACTACCTATGCACAAGGCAACTCTGGATAAGTGCAACTTTCATTTCAGTGTCCTTAATCTCCTATTAGCATTTCCATAACACACCATGTATTTGTTTGTGATCAGTTCTGAGACcctataaaatattaaatcacaaaaaaattttcACTAAATTTTACTTGGGCAGGAAAATGGGCTCATGTTGAAGAGCTTTCCAATAAGGGAACAGAACAAAAGTGAATCAGAAAATAAGTAATGGAATAGATCATTACCCAAACATTCTGATTACATGTCAGCCTAATTCTCAGAGAGGGTACTACCAGATTTATTTTGCCTTAGGTCGTTAAAATTTAAGTGGGTGGTCCCAATCAAATCCCAAAACAGCCTTGGGTTTCATAATCATTAGCTTTGCACTACCCAAAAAGACTTCCGGGGACTTCTCTGTTTCTGTATTTAGCAACTAGGATACGCTCAAGTCAACAGAAAAGCTTTTTGGTTATAGGCCCTTATTCTCCTCGAATTCATGTTTATTCAGTCATCTActggatatttattgaatggctaCTATGAACCAGATACGGTGACAGGTGATACAACAGTGAGCAGCAGAGCAAACTCTTGTCCCTGAGGAGTTACAGCTTGGCTAACTATGACAAATCCTGCATGTGATCAACAGTAGTGTGCTGACTGCAGGCGAGGAAGCCTGGGCTTTGGTGCTGCACTGGGGAGGGCCTCCAAATCACAGTGGTCTATGAAAAAGGGACTAAAACATAGTAATTCTTGCCCAAATGGCTAAGAAATCATGTATATGGATATCTTCAATGTCCTTCAGAGTACCAGGTGAAATTTACCCCCAATATTGTATGCTGAGAAGTTAATATTtgcagctctttttaaaaaattttttaaatgtttatttattttgagagagagcaagcaggggaggggcagagagagcgggagacacagaatctgaagcaggctccaggctctgcgacatcagcacagagcccgacccggggctccaattcatgaaccacgagatcatgacctgagctgaagtcagacgtttaacctaacgagccaccaaggcgccccaataTTTGCAGCTCTTACACTGGCCGCTGTGTAACTCAAGTTTGATGAACTTTCAGTAAGGAAAGGTGGAAGAGCTAGAAGGGAGCTTTGAGGTAATAGCGACCTTTTTCAACTGCAGCACCTCTGAGGGTAATAACACACACCATGTGTGTTATTGTGATGGCCTATTATGGGGTAGAGGTGGGAGATAATACAGAATTACCTTCTTAgttggggaggcaggaaggggtaaatgtagttttaaaaagctggatcattctgggatgcctgggtggttcagttggttaagcctccgacttctcacggttcgtgagatcatgacctgagcggaagtcagacgcctaaatgagccacccaggcgtccccaaaccGTAAGTTTTAGTAATGAAAAGATCATTTCACAATGTCTATGTGCGGGAAAACAAGTTAGAGGGTCTTATGAAAGGTTTAAATCAATCAGTAGTCAATAATCTTGTCTTTGGAGCTTTGGTTtcaaaacaaggcaaaacaaagaATTAGAGATGTTAATGTTAGGGTTCcaggaaaccaaaaacaaaccaccaACATAACTAAAAGCAAAgcgcgggggcgggggagcagtGGGGAGGTGTTACAACTAACAGGTTATTATCAAAATGTCATAGTACTTTCCATTTGGTCCATTTTTTGAATAGAGGTCAAAAGAAAATGGACCAGGATCGAGGAAAGCTAGATTCCTCTAGCTCTGGGTATCTTCTCAACTATACAGTGGAGAtgatttttgctttcttaaagGCTGCAGTGGAGAAgggattataaatatttataaactatataaTGTGGGAGAACTATATTGTTGTAGAAACCACAGCCCCTGAAAACTGactcagtattcttttttttctcttgactgGGTACTCTTAACCTTTTGGCGAGTCACAGATCCCTTCGAGGATCTGATGAAAGCTACAGAGCCCTTTTCGcagaaaaatgcacatacaaATTTCTGCAGTAGAACTGTGAGCCTGGAGCCATAGAAC
This region of Felis catus isolate Fca126 chromosome X, F.catus_Fca126_mat1.0, whole genome shotgun sequence genomic DNA includes:
- the VSIG1 gene encoding V-set and immunoglobulin domain-containing protein 1 isoform X1 yields the protein MVFAFWKVCLILSCFADQGSMVQVTIPDSVVNVTVGSDVTLVCTYTSTVVSRDKLSIQWSFFHKKDLPPTSHSPCLNTEGMEEKAVSQCLNMAHARDARGRCSWTSQIYYSEGGQATAIGQFKGRIVGSNDPDNASITISHMQPTDSGVYVCDVNNPPDFVGKNQGILKVNVLVKPSKPLCSIQGLPETGHPISLSCLSVLGTPSPVYYWYKVEGGDIVPVKENFNPATGILVIGNLTNFEQGYYLCTAINNLGNSSCEIDLTSSHPEVGIILGALVGTVVGATIIISVVCFAKSKAKAKGKGKGRKRNSKTTTELEPMAKIKQSTECEVIPAEDVTHLEAPLPPSIHENEPDTILGPDCEPNPEPEPVQEPAPQPALGPEPVLVPEVEIEQEQEPEPEPEPEPEPGIGIQPLSGKEKGANKP
- the VSIG1 gene encoding V-set and immunoglobulin domain-containing protein 1 isoform X2, whose translation is MVFAFWKVCLILSCFADQGSMVQVTIPDSVVNVTVGSDVTLVCTYTSTVVSRDKLSIQWSFFHKKDLPPTSIYYSEGGQATAIGQFKGRIVGSNDPDNASITISHMQPTDSGVYVCDVNNPPDFVGKNQGILKVNVLVKPSKPLCSIQGLPETGHPISLSCLSVLGTPSPVYYWYKVEGGDIVPVKENFNPATGILVIGNLTNFEQGYYLCTAINNLGNSSCEIDLTSSHPEVGIILGALVGTVVGATIIISVVCFAKSKAKAKGKGKGRKRNSKTTTELEPMAKIKQSTECEVIPAEDVTHLEAPLPPSIHENEPDTILGPDCEPNPEPEPVQEPAPQPALGPEPVLVPEVEIEQEQEPEPEPEPEPEPGIGIQPLSGKEKGANKP